A window of Shewanella mesophila contains these coding sequences:
- the ptsG gene encoding PTS glucose transporter subunit IIBC — MTTTTISAAKSKKAVMAGAFSVLQKIGKSVMLPVSVLPVAGILLGVGSAGFSVVPDIVNTLMVQAGEAIFGNMGLLFAIGIALGFAKNDGVAAMAALVGYAIMTKTIGVMSPGTDVGVLGGMIAGAIAAYSFNRFFKIQLPAYLGFFSGKRSVPIITGFGAILTGVILSFVWPPIGHIIETFSHWAANQNPTLAFGIYGVVERSLIPAGLHHVWNVPFFFEAGSCVDSTGKAANGVLTCYLQADEASRAAGNGFGQLAGGYLFKMFGLPAAAMAIWHTAKPENRVMVGGIMISAALTSFLTGITEPIEFAFMFVAPLLYVVHAFMAGLAYVLTNMLGVVHGTSFSHGLIDFLVLSGKSENIGLLVMLGLAYGVLYYVVFRFLITKFDLKTPGRTDSEAELVGGEGTERARNFIEAFGGPQNLVNVDSCITRLRMDVVDASQVDHARLKQLGASGVLVSGNAVQAIVGTIAEVTRTEIDEMLASGGFVAQEAVTEQPVVAAATTDVDGVQATQLKALLTGLISCRTIADNRLRVEVSDSSLLDAKALQAQGVQEVLVLNDKLVHLLFVGNTLGLAQALNDIPGE; from the coding sequence ATGACAACAACTACAATCAGTGCAGCTAAATCGAAAAAGGCCGTGATGGCAGGGGCTTTTTCCGTATTACAAAAAATTGGCAAATCGGTGATGCTACCCGTGTCTGTGTTACCCGTGGCTGGTATTTTACTCGGTGTGGGCAGTGCAGGCTTTAGCGTGGTGCCAGACATCGTTAATACCTTGATGGTGCAAGCGGGTGAGGCGATCTTTGGCAATATGGGACTGCTATTTGCTATCGGTATCGCACTTGGTTTTGCAAAAAACGATGGTGTCGCTGCGATGGCTGCATTAGTGGGTTATGCCATTATGACAAAAACCATCGGCGTGATGTCTCCCGGTACTGATGTGGGGGTGTTAGGTGGCATGATCGCGGGAGCGATCGCCGCTTACTCCTTTAATCGTTTTTTCAAGATTCAGCTCCCAGCCTACCTCGGCTTCTTTTCTGGTAAGCGTAGCGTACCAATTATTACCGGTTTTGGCGCCATATTAACCGGCGTGATCTTATCGTTTGTTTGGCCGCCCATTGGTCATATCATCGAAACCTTTTCTCACTGGGCTGCCAATCAAAACCCAACCTTAGCCTTCGGTATTTACGGTGTGGTGGAGCGTTCGCTTATTCCTGCGGGTTTGCATCATGTGTGGAACGTCCCCTTCTTCTTTGAGGCGGGTAGCTGTGTCGACAGTACGGGCAAAGCCGCTAACGGTGTATTGACCTGTTATTTGCAAGCCGATGAGGCTAGCCGTGCTGCGGGGAATGGCTTTGGTCAGCTTGCGGGGGGATATCTGTTTAAGATGTTTGGTTTGCCTGCTGCGGCAATGGCCATTTGGCATACCGCAAAACCAGAGAACCGTGTGATGGTCGGTGGCATTATGATCTCCGCCGCCTTGACTTCATTCTTAACAGGTATCACAGAGCCGATTGAGTTTGCGTTTATGTTTGTTGCGCCGCTGCTGTATGTAGTGCATGCCTTCATGGCTGGTCTGGCTTATGTGTTAACCAATATGCTCGGCGTGGTGCATGGCACTTCGTTTTCCCACGGTTTGATAGATTTTCTTGTGCTATCAGGTAAGTCTGAAAACATCGGTCTGTTGGTGATGCTCGGTCTGGCCTATGGGGTGCTTTACTATGTGGTATTCCGCTTTTTGATCACTAAGTTTGATCTGAAAACACCTGGTCGTACCGATTCAGAAGCTGAACTGGTTGGCGGTGAGGGGACTGAGCGTGCGCGTAACTTTATCGAGGCGTTTGGTGGTCCGCAAAATCTAGTTAATGTGGACTCTTGCATCACCCGTTTACGTATGGATGTTGTGGATGCCAGCCAAGTAGACCATGCTCGCTTAAAACAGTTGGGCGCTAGTGGGGTGCTAGTTTCTGGTAATGCGGTGCAGGCGATTGTGGGAACCATAGCTGAAGTTACCCGTACCGAAATTGATGAGATGTTGGCGTCTGGCGGCTTTGTTGCTCAAGAGGCTGTAACGGAGCAACCCGTGGTTGCTGCTGCGACGACGGATGTCGATGGGGTGCAAGCTACGCAGTTAAAGGCGTTGCTGACGGGGCTGATCTCATGTCGCACTATTGCCGATAACCGCTTGCGAGTCGAAGTGAGTGACAGTAGCTTGCTAGACGCTAAGGCTCTGCAAGCACAAGGTGTACAGGAGGTTTTGGTGTTAAACGATAAACTGGTTCATCTACTGTTTGTTGGTAATACCCTGGGATTAGCGCAAGCGTTGAATGATATCCCCGGTGAATAA
- the yghU gene encoding glutathione-dependent disulfide-bond oxidoreductase — translation MTNKYTPAKVWVNDASGGNKWANINSPVSGARFDRELPAGEHAFQLYSLGTPNGQKVTIMLEELLALGIKEAEYDAFLINIGESDQFSSGFVGVNPNSKIPALIDRSGAQEVNVFESASILVHLAEKFEQFLPKSGNARTQTFNWLFWAQGSAPFLGGGFGHFYAYADEKQEYPINRFAMEVKRQLDVLDKQLANNQYIAGDEYTIADMAIWPWYGNLVLGNLYDAAEFLQVDTYTNVVRWAKMIQSREGVQRGRIVNRSFGEEWEQLAERHSAADIDKVLSKQP, via the coding sequence ATGACAAACAAATATACTCCAGCAAAAGTATGGGTAAATGACGCGAGTGGCGGTAATAAATGGGCAAATATCAACAGTCCCGTGTCGGGCGCGAGGTTCGATAGAGAGCTGCCAGCCGGTGAGCACGCTTTTCAACTTTATTCTCTCGGCACCCCGAACGGTCAAAAGGTCACCATAATGCTAGAAGAGTTGCTCGCGCTAGGAATAAAAGAAGCCGAGTATGATGCTTTTCTCATTAATATTGGTGAGTCAGATCAGTTCTCATCGGGCTTTGTTGGCGTTAATCCAAACTCAAAAATACCCGCGTTAATCGATCGTTCAGGCGCTCAAGAGGTTAACGTCTTTGAGTCGGCTTCAATACTGGTTCATCTTGCTGAAAAGTTTGAGCAATTCTTACCTAAGAGCGGTAATGCTCGCACCCAAACCTTTAACTGGTTGTTTTGGGCCCAAGGCTCTGCCCCATTTTTAGGCGGTGGTTTTGGTCACTTTTATGCCTATGCCGATGAAAAACAAGAATACCCAATTAATCGCTTCGCTATGGAAGTAAAACGCCAATTAGACGTTTTGGATAAACAACTCGCTAATAACCAATATATTGCAGGCGATGAATACACTATTGCCGATATGGCTATTTGGCCTTGGTATGGCAACCTAGTGTTAGGTAATTTGTATGATGCGGCCGAGTTCTTACAAGTCGATACCTATACCAATGTGGTGCGCTGGGCAAAAATGATACAGTCTCGCGAAGGTGTTCAGCGCGGACGTATCGTTAACCGCTCATTTGGCGAAGAGTGGGAACAGCTCGCTGAGCGTCATAGCGCTGCAGATATTGACAAGGTACTCAGCAAGCAGCCTTAG
- the ptsP gene encoding phosphoenolpyruvate--protein phosphotransferase, with translation MNNNTSTMIQLLSPFNGVSCPLEQVPDAAFAQKLVGDGFAIDPTSNVLHAPCDAKVTQVHPAQHAVTLTTDAGVEILLHIGVDTVKLKGDGFNALVKVGDTVAAKTPLVEVDLDKVACGVKSLRTVVLLTDRERIVNLTPTTAKRLAVGDLLFSAELAQAGAAVVKSDDMLQSAAIKIVNPTGIHARPAAAIVGVLKPFTCDVMLEKAGEQVNARSVVALMGLDIAFGDQVVILAKGPDQQAAIDALSAAIASGLGEEGANEAASDAAASAFDPFAEPSLLLQTSQDPRQLLGIEASPGQTKGRLYVINAEVPKFETFASDSTAEQQKLDHAIKIADATLIELVDELRGKAMGQKADIFVAHQELLADPELYEKCLVELQQGKSAPYAWDKSVCRQADKLAAMGNPLLAGRAADLVDVGNRVSRILAGLPQDTIPETLPENTIIVAKDLAPSETAKLNPAQVLGICTTLGGASSHSAILARAMGIAAMAGVEAKVLELHGTEVLLDTAKGYLLLEPTDSEMAALSRQQAANEKLKALAFADKDNTAVTTDGVQVEVAGNIAKVAEAEKLVAMGGEAVGLLRSEFLYQEQTSAPSEVEQEQAYRQVLTTLGERPLVVRTLDVGGDKPLSYLPLPKEDNPFLGERGIRVGLDKPAVLRQQLRALLKAASAGRLRIMFPMVASLFELKLAKQVLQEEAEKLAIDISGIEVGIMIEVPSAAVMADLLAEHVDFFSIGTNDLTQYTLAIDRGHPKLAAIADGLHPAVLRLIDITAKAAHEKGKWVGVCGGLAGEKDAVPILVGLGIDELSVSVPSIPEVKHQVRSLNQQACQKVAADAMACADAKAVRELMHAPSTLIAVTGGVASA, from the coding sequence ATGAATAATAATACTTCCACCATGATCCAACTGTTATCACCTTTTAATGGGGTGAGCTGTCCATTAGAACAGGTTCCAGATGCCGCATTCGCGCAAAAGTTGGTGGGTGATGGCTTTGCAATTGATCCAACCTCAAACGTTTTACACGCCCCCTGTGATGCCAAGGTCACTCAGGTTCATCCCGCTCAACATGCAGTCACATTAACCACAGATGCAGGCGTTGAGATCTTGCTTCATATTGGTGTGGATACCGTAAAGCTAAAGGGTGATGGGTTTAACGCATTGGTGAAGGTTGGCGATACTGTAGCGGCCAAAACACCTTTGGTGGAAGTTGATTTAGACAAAGTCGCTTGCGGGGTTAAGAGTTTACGTACCGTTGTGCTACTGACCGACCGAGAGCGTATTGTTAACTTAACGCCCACAACTGCTAAGCGTTTAGCGGTCGGTGATCTGCTGTTTAGCGCTGAGCTAGCTCAAGCGGGGGCTGCAGTAGTGAAGTCTGACGACATGCTTCAGTCTGCTGCGATAAAAATTGTTAATCCAACGGGGATCCATGCTCGTCCAGCTGCGGCGATAGTCGGAGTGCTAAAACCATTTACCTGTGACGTCATGCTTGAAAAAGCGGGGGAGCAGGTCAATGCCCGTAGTGTCGTGGCCTTAATGGGGTTAGATATCGCCTTTGGTGATCAAGTAGTCATATTGGCCAAAGGCCCTGATCAGCAAGCGGCTATCGATGCATTGAGCGCGGCTATAGCCTCAGGTCTAGGCGAAGAGGGGGCCAATGAAGCGGCCAGTGATGCGGCAGCTAGCGCGTTCGATCCGTTTGCTGAGCCTTCACTGCTGTTGCAAACCAGTCAAGACCCGCGCCAATTACTCGGGATTGAAGCCTCTCCAGGCCAAACGAAAGGGCGTTTATATGTGATCAACGCCGAAGTGCCTAAGTTCGAGACCTTCGCAAGTGACTCCACTGCGGAACAGCAGAAGCTGGATCACGCCATCAAGATCGCCGATGCAACACTGATTGAGTTAGTCGATGAATTACGCGGCAAAGCCATGGGACAAAAAGCAGATATTTTTGTTGCTCACCAAGAGTTACTGGCCGATCCCGAGCTCTATGAGAAGTGCTTAGTTGAGTTACAACAAGGTAAATCAGCTCCCTATGCCTGGGACAAATCGGTTTGCCGTCAGGCTGACAAATTGGCCGCGATGGGTAACCCATTGCTGGCTGGCCGTGCCGCGGATTTGGTCGATGTTGGCAATCGGGTGTCGCGTATTTTAGCTGGGCTACCGCAAGACACGATTCCAGAAACATTACCCGAAAACACGATTATCGTTGCCAAAGATTTAGCTCCATCAGAAACCGCCAAACTGAATCCTGCTCAAGTGTTGGGTATCTGCACCACCTTAGGTGGGGCGTCTAGTCATAGTGCGATTCTGGCTAGAGCCATGGGAATTGCAGCCATGGCCGGGGTGGAAGCGAAGGTGCTGGAGTTACATGGCACCGAAGTGTTACTAGACACTGCAAAAGGATATCTACTGCTGGAGCCGACAGATTCGGAGATGGCTGCACTCAGTCGCCAACAAGCGGCAAACGAGAAGCTTAAGGCGTTAGCCTTTGCGGATAAAGATAATACGGCAGTGACCACTGACGGCGTGCAAGTCGAAGTGGCGGGTAATATTGCTAAGGTTGCCGAAGCTGAAAAGCTGGTGGCGATGGGCGGTGAAGCTGTTGGCTTATTGCGTTCAGAGTTTCTCTATCAAGAGCAAACCTCCGCGCCTTCAGAGGTGGAGCAAGAACAAGCGTATCGCCAGGTGCTGACCACCTTAGGTGAGCGTCCACTGGTGGTGAGAACATTAGATGTTGGCGGTGATAAGCCCTTGTCATATTTACCGCTGCCGAAGGAAGATAATCCGTTTCTTGGCGAGCGTGGTATCCGTGTTGGGCTCGATAAGCCCGCCGTGCTGCGACAGCAGCTCCGCGCCCTACTGAAAGCGGCGAGTGCTGGTCGACTGCGCATTATGTTCCCTATGGTGGCTTCACTGTTTGAGCTGAAATTGGCCAAGCAGGTGCTGCAAGAGGAAGCTGAAAAATTGGCTATCGATATCAGTGGTATCGAGGTCGGTATCATGATTGAGGTTCCCTCTGCGGCGGTGATGGCGGATCTATTGGCTGAACATGTGGATTTCTTCTCTATCGGTACCAATGACTTAACCCAATACACCTTAGCGATTGATCGTGGTCATCCTAAGCTTGCAGCCATTGCCGATGGTTTACATCCCGCAGTGCTGCGCCTTATCGATATCACAGCGAAAGCCGCTCATGAGAAAGGCAAGTGGGTTGGCGTTTGTGGTGGGTTAGCAGGTGAAAAAGATGCTGTGCCTATTCTTGTCGGACTCGGTATCGATGAGCTGTCGGTGAGCGTCCCTTCTATACCAGAGGTAAAGCATCAAGTGCGTAGCTTGAATCAGCAAGCATGTCAGAAAGTGGCTGCCGACGCTATGGCCTGTGCTGATGCAAAGGCGGTGCGTGAATTGATGCATGCCCCTAGCACGTTAATCGCAGTCACTGGCGGTGTAGCCTCGGCGTAA
- a CDS encoding PepSY-associated TM helix domain-containing protein encodes MNLVPALKWFHNWVGFFVSIAMLIALTSGVYLGSVEIIKRLNDHGQEYQPLSIAQKASAVETLFARYPEMNTVRFPTEHAPFIQAATRGKSIAFDNELNELSVSQSSDIPMYSTLFWLHRNFLLADFGKYLNAWASLLGGIITLVGIYLWWRVRNGFRLKQSFPKNTRSSSLLKSHIQLGLFISIPLFTLCISGFLITYKGLWTGALKQPKTEVQYPLSQANNWHSQLVTAQTYWPDSQLVAVSKPMSRNKEPVAPAEALVYSIRFDAHDDVWLREADRMTINFEQGQIESALKHSQRPLSGRVAAFVRPLHDALNMPLSYLTLITFVAAIASLILGFSAVTFYRRTVKRKLKAS; translated from the coding sequence ATGAATCTAGTCCCTGCGTTAAAGTGGTTTCATAACTGGGTAGGCTTTTTTGTTAGCATCGCCATGCTGATCGCACTCACTTCCGGTGTCTATTTAGGGAGTGTTGAAATCATCAAACGTCTAAACGATCATGGCCAAGAGTATCAACCACTGTCTATCGCTCAGAAAGCCAGTGCTGTCGAAACCTTGTTTGCACGTTATCCAGAGATGAACACAGTGCGCTTTCCAACCGAACACGCTCCTTTCATCCAAGCGGCAACTAGGGGTAAGTCAATTGCCTTTGATAATGAGCTTAATGAACTATCGGTAAGCCAATCGTCAGATATCCCTATGTACAGCACCCTGTTTTGGCTGCATAGAAACTTCTTACTCGCAGACTTCGGCAAATACCTTAATGCATGGGCATCACTACTTGGGGGGATCATTACCTTAGTCGGCATCTATTTGTGGTGGCGAGTGCGTAACGGCTTTCGACTCAAGCAGTCCTTCCCCAAAAATACGCGTTCGAGTAGCTTGTTAAAAAGCCATATTCAACTGGGACTATTTATCTCTATTCCATTGTTTACTCTGTGTATTAGTGGCTTTTTAATTACCTATAAAGGTCTGTGGACTGGCGCGCTAAAACAGCCCAAAACCGAAGTTCAATATCCATTGAGTCAAGCAAATAATTGGCATAGCCAACTTGTCACAGCGCAAACCTATTGGCCAGACTCACAATTGGTCGCGGTGAGTAAACCTATGAGCAGAAACAAAGAGCCAGTCGCGCCAGCCGAAGCACTTGTTTATAGCATTCGCTTTGACGCTCATGACGACGTTTGGCTAAGAGAAGCCGATCGTATGACAATCAACTTTGAACAGGGACAAATTGAGTCGGCACTAAAACACAGTCAGCGCCCATTGTCAGGCAGAGTGGCCGCCTTTGTCAGGCCCTTACATGATGCGCTCAACATGCCCTTGAGTTACCTCACATTAATTACTTTCGTAGCCGCTATCGCTTCATTGATCCTTGGTTTCAGCGCCGTCACCTTTTATCGCCGTACCGTTAAACGCAAATTAAAAGCATCATAG
- a CDS encoding nitroreductase family protein — translation MTHPIIADLANRYTTKRYDASKRIPQADLDVIYEAMRLSASSINSQPWKFIVIESDEAKQRMYDTFANKFQFNQPHVKSASHIILFAHNPNYTRDDYAKVVDKGIKDGRTKPEDREQAFAGFAFAELNTDEHGNTAAWTKSQTYLALGNTLHTLARLGIDSTTMEGVDSELIGEIFKAELDGFICEVGLAIGYHHADEDYNASLPKSRLAAESVITII, via the coding sequence ATGACTCACCCAATTATTGCAGACTTAGCAAACCGCTACACCACCAAAAGATATGATGCATCAAAACGCATTCCACAAGCCGATCTCGATGTCATTTATGAGGCGATGCGCCTGTCTGCCTCATCCATTAACTCGCAACCTTGGAAGTTCATCGTCATTGAAAGTGATGAGGCAAAACAGCGTATGTATGATACCTTTGCCAACAAATTCCAGTTTAATCAGCCTCATGTAAAGTCTGCATCGCACATTATTTTGTTTGCTCACAATCCCAACTACACCCGCGATGATTACGCCAAGGTCGTGGATAAAGGCATTAAGGATGGCCGTACAAAACCAGAAGATAGAGAGCAAGCATTTGCCGGGTTTGCCTTCGCCGAACTCAACACAGATGAACACGGCAATACTGCGGCTTGGACAAAATCGCAAACCTACTTAGCTTTAGGTAATACCTTACACACCTTAGCAAGATTAGGCATCGACTCCACCACAATGGAAGGAGTAGATAGCGAACTGATCGGTGAAATATTTAAAGCAGAACTGGATGGTTTTATCTGTGAAGTCGGCCTAGCGATTGGCTACCATCACGCCGACGAAGACTACAATGCTAGCCTGCCTAAATCGCGTTTAGCCGCCGAATCTGTGATCACCATTATATAG
- a CDS encoding DUF1840 domain-containing protein: MLVTFKSDQYANITLFGDVAKSLLKIMGHSGSVPGSFRAEDVPAALQKLSQAISLAPQTPTEPLGDDNDDDNEQYVSLRHRALPLIELLESAKKNQSNVMWE, translated from the coding sequence ATGTTAGTCACTTTCAAAAGCGATCAATACGCTAATATCACCCTATTTGGTGATGTAGCCAAATCACTGTTAAAAATAATGGGACACAGCGGCTCAGTACCTGGATCATTTCGGGCCGAAGATGTCCCTGCTGCGCTTCAAAAATTATCACAGGCCATTTCTCTTGCGCCCCAAACTCCTACAGAGCCTTTAGGTGATGACAATGATGATGACAATGAACAGTATGTCAGTTTACGTCATCGCGCCTTACCCCTTATTGAACTGCTAGAGTCGGCTAAAAAAAACCAGTCGAATGTGATGTGGGAATAG
- a CDS encoding YdcH family protein — protein sequence MLGEDHSLINEFPEHQAAIVALSKADPTFADSAKQYNALDKEIRELELNGAPIDDEAMNQLKHDRAELKDTLYQRLTK from the coding sequence ATGCTAGGAGAAGATCACTCTCTCATTAATGAGTTTCCAGAGCACCAAGCTGCCATAGTTGCGTTGTCCAAAGCTGATCCCACCTTTGCTGATTCAGCTAAGCAATACAATGCACTAGATAAAGAGATTCGAGAACTCGAATTAAACGGTGCTCCGATAGACGATGAAGCCATGAACCAACTTAAGCACGACAGAGCAGAATTGAAAGACACACTATATCAGCGTTTAACCAAATAA
- a CDS encoding M13 family metallopeptidase gives MKKSLIAIALATSFLSACGTSDINNTQTVAETSTPVAKAELGSFGVDLTARNLEVKPGDDFFMYASGNWYDHYVMPADKTRYGAFTGLAERSEKQVKEIIDDIASRTDLNSEEQLIADFYHAYMDTETINKLGISPIQSTLDDIAAIKSIEDLTKMFGQSWLVGGSSPIGGGMWFNRLNPNEYEMSVGAGGLGLPDRSYYLEDSERFVKIREAYVAHIAKMLEFAGVKEAAKSANAILALETKMAEGQWPREKRRNRDLTLNQIKREDLAKEYPGFNWDLYFSQTGYQVPQLNISQPDPIKAMIDLVNKEDLGVWQDYLTFHTISNNAELLSEDIYAASFDFFGKTLSGQQEPRPRWKRAVEQMSDTQSLGFAIGKVYVKRYFPESSKQQMAELVENLRTALGQRIDGLDWMGDETKVNAHAKLKAFNPKIGYPDVWQEFDGLKLTKTDLVGNIQNLRQYFRADSVAKELQKTDRNRWGMTPQRVNAYYNSSFNEIVFPAAILQPPFFDPNADPAVNYGGIGAVIGHEMGHGFDDQGSKSDANGIQRNWWTDADRAAFDAKADRLAEQYSKYEPIPDNFVNGRNSLGENIGDVGGLSMAYHAYKLSLNGKEAPVIDGLTGDQRFFLAWAQVWKEKRTEQSMLNQLRGGTHAPGRYRALAPRNHDAWYKAFDVKPGDKLYLAEDERVRIW, from the coding sequence ATGAAAAAGTCCTTAATCGCCATTGCGCTAGCAACCTCTTTTCTTAGTGCCTGTGGCACATCCGATATCAACAACACTCAAACCGTCGCTGAAACCAGCACTCCAGTAGCCAAAGCAGAATTGGGGAGCTTCGGTGTCGATTTAACCGCCCGTAATTTAGAGGTTAAACCTGGTGATGATTTCTTCATGTATGCCAGTGGCAATTGGTATGATCACTATGTGATGCCCGCTGATAAGACTCGTTACGGCGCCTTTACTGGATTAGCAGAGCGCAGTGAGAAACAGGTAAAAGAGATCATCGACGATATTGCTAGCCGCACCGACCTTAATAGCGAAGAGCAACTTATCGCCGACTTTTACCATGCTTACATGGATACCGAGACCATCAACAAACTCGGGATCAGCCCAATTCAAAGCACCTTAGATGATATTGCCGCCATCAAATCGATCGAAGATCTAACCAAGATGTTTGGTCAATCTTGGTTAGTGGGTGGCAGCTCGCCGATTGGCGGTGGTATGTGGTTTAACCGCCTTAACCCTAACGAATATGAGATGTCTGTAGGAGCCGGTGGCCTAGGTCTGCCTGATCGCTCTTATTACCTCGAAGATAGCGAACGCTTTGTTAAGATCCGTGAAGCCTATGTCGCTCATATCGCTAAGATGCTTGAGTTTGCCGGCGTAAAAGAAGCAGCTAAGAGTGCTAACGCTATTTTAGCGCTGGAAACCAAAATGGCTGAAGGTCAATGGCCAAGAGAGAAGCGCCGTAATCGCGACCTAACACTTAACCAAATCAAGCGTGAAGATTTAGCTAAAGAGTACCCAGGTTTCAACTGGGATCTCTACTTTAGCCAAACGGGTTACCAAGTCCCACAGTTAAACATTTCACAACCCGATCCAATCAAAGCGATGATCGATCTCGTGAATAAAGAAGATCTTGGCGTATGGCAAGACTACCTAACTTTCCACACCATCAGTAACAACGCCGAGCTACTGTCTGAAGATATCTACGCGGCGAGCTTTGACTTCTTTGGCAAGACCTTAAGCGGTCAACAAGAGCCGCGTCCACGTTGGAAGCGTGCCGTTGAGCAGATGTCAGACACTCAGTCTTTAGGCTTTGCGATTGGTAAAGTCTATGTGAAGCGCTACTTCCCTGAGTCATCTAAGCAGCAGATGGCTGAACTGGTAGAGAATCTGCGCACCGCATTAGGCCAACGTATCGACGGTCTTGACTGGATGGGCGATGAAACTAAGGTCAATGCCCATGCAAAACTCAAGGCCTTCAATCCTAAGATCGGTTACCCAGATGTATGGCAAGAGTTTGATGGCCTTAAGCTGACAAAAACAGATTTAGTGGGCAATATTCAGAACCTCAGACAGTACTTTAGAGCCGACAGTGTGGCCAAAGAGTTACAAAAAACGGATCGTAACCGTTGGGGCATGACACCACAGCGCGTCAATGCCTATTACAACAGTTCATTTAACGAGATTGTTTTCCCCGCTGCGATTTTACAACCCCCATTCTTTGATCCTAACGCCGATCCAGCGGTTAACTACGGTGGCATTGGCGCTGTGATTGGTCATGAAATGGGTCATGGCTTCGACGATCAAGGCTCTAAATCTGATGCTAACGGTATTCAGCGTAACTGGTGGACAGATGCCGATCGCGCGGCGTTCGATGCGAAAGCCGATCGTCTAGCCGAGCAGTACAGCAAGTATGAACCTATCCCAGATAACTTCGTCAATGGCCGTAATAGCCTCGGTGAAAACATCGGTGACGTGGGCGGTTTATCAATGGCATATCATGCTTATAAGCTCAGCCTAAACGGCAAAGAAGCTCCGGTGATCGATGGTCTAACGGGCGATCAGCGTTTCTTCCTCGCTTGGGCACAAGTATGGAAAGAAAAACGCACCGAACAGAGCATGCTAAATCAATTGCGTGGTGGCACTCATGCTCCTGGCCGTTATCGTGCACTAGCACCGCGTAACCACGATGCTTGGTATAAGGCCTTTGATGTGAAACCAGGCGACAAGCTCTACCTTGCAGAAGATGAGCGCGTACGTATTTGGTAA